In Enterobacter sp. 638, a single window of DNA contains:
- the aroP gene encoding aromatic amino acid transporter AroP, which yields MMEGQQHGDQLKRGLKNRHIQLIALGGAIGTGLFLGSASVIQSAGPGIILGYAIAGFIAFLIMRQLGEMVVEEPVAGSFSHFAYKYWGGFAGFASGWNYWVLYVLVAMAELTAVGKYIQFWYPEIPTWASAAVFFVLINAINLTNVKVFGEMEFWFAIIKVIAVVAMIIFGGWLLFSGNGGPQATVRNLWEQGGFLPHGMTGLVMMMAIIMFSFGGLELVGITAAEADNPEQSIPKATNQVIYRILIFYVGSLAVLLSLLPWTRVTADTSPFVLIFHELGDTFVANALNVVVLTAALSVYNSCVYCNSRMLFGLAQQGNAPKALLNLDKRGVPVNTILVSAVVTALCVLINYLAPESAFGLLMALVVSALVINWAMISLAHIKFRRAKQQQGVKTRFPALFYPVGNWVCLVFMAAVLVIMLMTPGMAISVYLIPVWVVILGIGYLFKQKNAKAVKAH from the coding sequence ATAATGGAAGGTCAACAGCATGGCGATCAGCTGAAGCGCGGCCTTAAGAACCGCCATATTCAGCTTATTGCTCTGGGTGGCGCTATCGGCACCGGCCTGTTTCTGGGCAGCGCATCCGTTATTCAGTCAGCAGGCCCCGGCATTATTCTCGGCTACGCTATCGCCGGTTTTATCGCGTTCTTAATCATGCGTCAGTTAGGCGAAATGGTTGTCGAAGAGCCGGTAGCGGGTTCCTTCAGCCACTTTGCGTATAAATACTGGGGCGGTTTTGCTGGTTTCGCTTCCGGCTGGAACTACTGGGTGCTGTACGTTTTGGTCGCGATGGCTGAACTCACCGCCGTCGGGAAATACATCCAGTTCTGGTATCCGGAGATCCCAACCTGGGCTTCCGCTGCGGTCTTCTTTGTGCTGATCAACGCCATCAACCTGACCAACGTAAAAGTGTTCGGTGAGATGGAGTTCTGGTTCGCGATTATCAAAGTTATCGCCGTGGTAGCAATGATCATCTTCGGCGGCTGGTTACTGTTCAGCGGCAACGGCGGCCCTCAAGCCACCGTGCGCAACCTGTGGGAGCAAGGCGGGTTCCTGCCTCACGGCATGACTGGTCTGGTGATGATGATGGCGATCATTATGTTCTCGTTTGGCGGCCTTGAGCTGGTGGGTATTACCGCCGCAGAAGCCGATAACCCAGAGCAGAGCATCCCAAAAGCCACCAACCAGGTTATCTACCGTATTCTGATTTTCTATGTGGGTTCACTGGCCGTTCTGCTCTCTTTACTGCCATGGACACGCGTAACCGCTGACACCAGCCCGTTCGTGCTGATCTTCCATGAGCTGGGCGACACCTTCGTGGCAAACGCCCTGAACGTCGTCGTGCTCACCGCAGCGCTGTCCGTTTATAACAGCTGCGTGTACTGCAACAGCCGTATGCTGTTTGGTCTGGCTCAACAGGGCAACGCACCAAAAGCGCTGCTGAATCTCGACAAGCGTGGCGTACCGGTGAACACCATTCTGGTTTCCGCGGTGGTGACAGCCCTTTGCGTACTGATTAACTATTTGGCACCGGAATCAGCGTTCGGTCTGCTGATGGCGCTGGTTGTCTCTGCGCTTGTCATCAACTGGGCGATGATCAGCCTGGCGCACATCAAGTTCCGTCGTGCCAAGCAGCAGCAGGGCGTGAAAACGCGCTTCCCTGCCCTGTTCTACCCCGTCGGAAACTGGGTTTGCCTGGTGTTTATGGCGGCAGTGCTGGTGATCATGCTGATGACGCCGGGTATGGCAATTTCCGTTTACCTGATCCCGGTTTGGGTCGTTATCCTGGGTATTGGCTATCTGTTCAAACAGAAGAACGCGAAAGCCGTTAAAGCGCATTAA
- the pdhR gene encoding pyruvate dehydrogenase complex transcriptional repressor PdhR produces the protein MAYSKIRQPKLSDVIEQQLEFLILEGTLRPGEKLPPERELAKQFDVSRPSLREAIQRLEAKGLLLRRQGGGTFVQNSLWQSFSDPLVELLSDHPESQFDLLETRHALEGIAAYYAALRSNDEDRERIRELHQAIERAQESGDLDAESDAVVQYQIAVTEAAHNVVLLHLLRCMEPMLAQNVRQNFELLYARREMLPLVSNHRTRVFEAIMAGEPEHAREASHRHLAFIEEILLDRSREQSRRERSLRRIQQRKD, from the coding sequence ATGGCCTACAGCAAAATTCGCCAACCAAAACTATCCGATGTGATTGAGCAGCAGCTGGAATTTTTGATCCTCGAAGGGACTCTGCGCCCCGGTGAAAAACTCCCGCCTGAACGCGAACTGGCTAAACAGTTCGATGTTTCCCGTCCCTCTCTGCGTGAGGCGATTCAACGTCTCGAAGCCAAGGGCTTGCTGCTTCGTCGCCAGGGCGGCGGAACTTTTGTTCAAAACAGCCTGTGGCAGAGCTTCAGCGATCCGCTGGTAGAGCTTCTATCTGACCACCCAGAATCCCAGTTTGACCTGCTTGAAACCCGTCACGCGCTTGAAGGTATCGCTGCTTATTATGCGGCACTGCGCAGCAATGATGAAGACCGTGAACGTATTCGCGAGCTTCATCAGGCCATTGAACGGGCACAAGAATCAGGCGATCTCGACGCCGAGTCCGATGCCGTCGTCCAGTACCAAATTGCCGTCACCGAAGCGGCTCATAATGTGGTACTCCTCCATCTGCTACGCTGCATGGAACCGATGCTGGCCCAGAATGTTCGACAAAATTTTGAATTGTTGTATGCCCGCCGGGAAATGCTTCCGCTGGTCAGCAACCATCGTACTCGTGTATTCGAGGCGATAATGGCCGGGGAACCGGAGCATGCGCGTGAAGCGTCGCACCGCCACCTGGCTTTCATTGAGGAAATCTTGCTGGACCGCAGCCGTGAGCAATCGCGTCGCGAACGTTCACTGCGTCGCATACAGCAAAGAAAGGATTAA
- the aceE gene encoding pyruvate dehydrogenase (acetyl-transferring), homodimeric type yields the protein MSERLQNDVDPIETRDWLQAIESVIREEGVERAQYLINELLSEARKGGVKVAAGAGASNYVNTIAVEDEPEYPGNLDLERRIRSAIRWNAIMTVLRASKKDLELGGHMASFQSSATVYEVCFNHFFRARTEKDGGDLVYFQGHISPGVYARAFLEGRLTEEQMNNFRQEVHGKGLSSYPHPKLMPEFWQFPTVSMGLGPIGAIYQAKFLKYLEHRGLKDTSQQTVYAFLGDGEMDEPESKGAITIATREKLDNLCFIINCNLQRLDGPVTGNGKIINELEGIFSGAGWNVVKVMWGGRWDELLRKDTSGKLMQLMQETVDGDYQTFKSKNGAYVREHFFGKYPETAALVADWSDDQIWALNRGGHDPKKVYAALKNAQDTKGKATVILAHTVKGYGMGDTAEGKNIAHQVKKMNMDGVRYVRDRFNVPVTDEQVENLSYITFPEGSEEHTYLHAQRQKLNGYLPSRQVNFTETLELPALEDFSQLLEEQNKEISTTIAFVRALNVMLKNKSIKDRLVPIIADEARTFGMEGLFRQIGIYSPNGQQYTPQDREQVAYYKEDEKGQILQEGINELGAGASWLAAATSYSTNNLPMIPFYIYYSMFGFQRIGDLCWQAGDQQARGFLVGGTSGRTTLNGEGLQHEDGHSHIQSLTIPNCISYDPSYAYEVAVIMHDGLVRMYGEAQENVYYYITTLNENYHMPAMPEGAEEGIRKGIYKLETVAGSKGKVQLLGSGSILRHVREAAQILANDYGVGSDVYSVTSFTELARDGQDCERWNMLHPLETPRVPYIAQVMNDAPAVASTDYMKLFAEQVRTYVPADDYRVLGTDGFGRSDSRENLRHHFEVDASYVVVAALGELAKRGEIDKKVVAEAITKFNIDADKVNPRLA from the coding sequence ATGTCAGAACGTCTCCAAAATGACGTGGATCCGATCGAAACTCGCGACTGGCTACAAGCGATCGAATCGGTCATCCGTGAAGAAGGTGTTGAGCGTGCTCAGTATCTGATTAATGAGTTGCTTTCAGAAGCCCGCAAAGGCGGCGTGAAAGTAGCAGCAGGTGCAGGGGCTAGCAACTACGTAAACACGATTGCCGTTGAAGACGAACCGGAATATCCGGGCAATCTGGATCTGGAACGCCGTATCCGTTCTGCAATTCGCTGGAACGCGATCATGACCGTTCTGCGCGCATCCAAGAAAGACCTGGAACTGGGTGGCCACATGGCTTCCTTCCAGTCTTCTGCGACCGTTTATGAAGTGTGCTTTAACCACTTCTTCCGCGCACGCACCGAGAAAGACGGCGGCGACCTGGTGTACTTCCAGGGCCACATCTCTCCGGGCGTCTACGCACGTGCGTTCCTGGAAGGTCGTCTGACTGAAGAGCAGATGAACAACTTCCGTCAGGAAGTTCACGGTAAAGGTCTGTCCTCTTATCCGCACCCGAAACTGATGCCAGAATTCTGGCAGTTCCCGACCGTATCTATGGGTCTGGGCCCAATCGGTGCAATCTACCAGGCTAAATTCCTGAAATATCTGGAACACCGTGGCCTGAAAGACACCTCACAGCAGACCGTTTACGCCTTCCTGGGCGACGGCGAGATGGATGAGCCAGAATCTAAAGGTGCGATCACTATCGCAACCCGTGAAAAACTGGACAACCTGTGCTTCATCATCAACTGTAACCTGCAGCGTCTGGATGGTCCGGTAACCGGCAACGGCAAGATCATCAACGAACTGGAAGGCATCTTCAGCGGTGCTGGCTGGAACGTGGTTAAAGTGATGTGGGGCGGTCGTTGGGATGAGCTGCTGCGTAAAGACACCAGCGGTAAACTGATGCAGCTGATGCAGGAAACTGTTGATGGCGATTATCAGACCTTCAAATCCAAAAACGGTGCCTACGTTCGTGAGCACTTCTTCGGTAAATACCCTGAAACCGCAGCGCTGGTTGCCGACTGGTCTGACGATCAGATCTGGGCACTGAACCGCGGTGGTCACGATCCGAAGAAAGTCTACGCAGCACTGAAAAACGCACAAGACACCAAAGGCAAAGCCACTGTTATCCTGGCGCATACCGTTAAAGGTTATGGCATGGGTGACACCGCCGAAGGTAAAAACATCGCGCACCAGGTGAAGAAAATGAACATGGACGGCGTTCGTTACGTCCGCGATCGTTTCAACGTGCCAGTGACCGATGAGCAGGTAGAAAACCTCTCTTACATCACCTTCCCGGAAGGCTCCGAAGAACACACCTATCTGCACGCACAGCGTCAGAAACTGAACGGCTACCTGCCGTCCCGTCAGGTGAACTTCACTGAGACTCTGGAACTGCCCGCTCTGGAAGATTTCTCCCAGCTGCTGGAAGAGCAGAACAAAGAGATCTCTACCACTATCGCTTTCGTTCGTGCCCTGAACGTGATGCTGAAAAACAAGTCGATCAAAGATCGTCTGGTTCCAATCATCGCCGATGAAGCGCGTACTTTCGGTATGGAAGGTCTGTTCCGTCAGATTGGTATTTACAGCCCGAACGGCCAGCAGTATACCCCGCAGGACCGTGAGCAGGTTGCATACTACAAAGAAGACGAGAAAGGTCAGATCCTGCAGGAAGGTATCAACGAGCTGGGCGCAGGCGCATCCTGGCTGGCTGCTGCAACATCTTACAGCACCAACAACCTGCCGATGATTCCGTTCTACATTTACTATTCCATGTTCGGTTTCCAGCGTATCGGCGACCTGTGCTGGCAGGCTGGCGACCAACAGGCTCGCGGCTTCCTGGTCGGTGGTACTTCCGGTCGTACAACGCTGAACGGCGAAGGTCTGCAGCACGAAGATGGCCACAGCCACATTCAGTCTCTGACTATCCCGAACTGTATCTCTTATGATCCGTCTTACGCGTACGAAGTGGCAGTCATCATGCATGACGGTCTGGTTCGTATGTACGGTGAAGCGCAAGAGAACGTTTACTACTACATCACCACGCTGAACGAAAACTACCACATGCCGGCGATGCCGGAAGGTGCCGAGGAAGGTATCCGTAAAGGTATCTACAAACTCGAAACCGTTGCGGGTAGCAAAGGTAAAGTTCAGCTGTTGGGCTCCGGTTCTATCCTGCGTCACGTTCGTGAAGCAGCGCAGATCCTGGCAAACGACTACGGTGTCGGTTCCGACGTGTACAGCGTGACCTCCTTCACTGAACTGGCGCGTGATGGCCAGGATTGTGAGCGCTGGAACATGCTGCACCCACTGGAAACGCCACGCGTTCCGTACATCGCTCAGGTGATGAACGACGCGCCGGCAGTGGCATCTACTGACTATATGAAACTGTTCGCCGAGCAGGTTCGTACTTATGTACCGGCTGATGATTACCGCGTACTGGGTACCGATGGCTTCGGTCGCTCCGACAGCCGTGAAAACCTGCGTCACCACTTCGAAGTTGATGCTTCTTATGTGGTGGTAGCAGCGCTGGGCGAACTGGCTAAACGTGGCGAAATCGATAAGAAAGTGGTTGCGGAAGCAATTACCAAATTCAACATCGATGCAGATAAAGTTAACCCGCGTCTGGCGTAA
- the aceF gene encoding pyruvate dehydrogenase complex dihydrolipoyllysine-residue acetyltransferase, translating to MAIEINVPDIGADEVEITEILVKVGDKVEAEQSLITVEGDKASMEVPSPQAGIVKEIKISVGDKTETGKLIMIFDSADGAATAAPAQEEKKEAAAPAAAPAAAAAKDVNVPDIGGDEVEVTEIMVKVGDTVAAEQSLITVEGDKASMEVPAPFAGVVKEIKINTGDKVSTGSLIMVFEVAGSAPAAAPAKAEAAPAAAAPAASGAKDVNVPDIGGDEVEVTEVMVKVGDKVAAEQSLITVEGDKASMEVPAPFAGTVKEIKISAGDKVSTGSLIMVFEVEGAAPAAAPAAAPAPAAAAPAQASKAAAPAAKAEGKSEFAENDAYVHATPLIRRLAREFGVNLAKVKGTGRKGRILREDVQTYVKDAVKRAEAAPAATGGGIPGMLPWPKVDFSKFGEVEEVELGRIQKISGANLSRNWVMIPHVTHFDKTDITDLEAFRKQQNAEAEKRRLDVKFTPVVFIMKAVAAALEQMPRFNSSLSEDAQRLTLKKYINIGVAVDTPNGLVVPVFKDVNKKSITELSRELTVISKKARDGKLTAGEMQGGCFTISSIGGLGTTHFAPIVNAPEVAILGVSKSAMEPVWNGKEFVPRLMMPISLSFDHRVIDGADGARFITIINNTLSDIRRLVM from the coding sequence ATGGCTATCGAAATCAATGTACCGGACATCGGGGCTGATGAAGTTGAAATCACCGAGATCCTGGTCAAAGTAGGCGACAAAGTTGAAGCTGAACAGTCGCTGATCACCGTAGAAGGCGACAAAGCCTCTATGGAAGTCCCGTCTCCTCAGGCTGGCATCGTGAAAGAGATCAAAATCTCTGTTGGCGATAAAACCGAGACTGGCAAACTGATCATGATTTTCGATTCCGCCGACGGTGCAGCAACTGCTGCACCTGCGCAGGAAGAGAAGAAAGAAGCGGCAGCTCCTGCTGCGGCACCAGCAGCAGCGGCTGCAAAAGACGTTAACGTACCGGATATCGGCGGCGACGAAGTTGAAGTCACTGAGATCATGGTTAAAGTCGGCGACACCGTTGCGGCTGAACAGTCCCTGATTACCGTTGAAGGCGATAAAGCCTCTATGGAAGTCCCGGCTCCGTTCGCAGGCGTGGTGAAAGAGATCAAAATCAACACCGGCGACAAAGTGTCTACCGGTTCCCTGATCATGGTCTTCGAAGTGGCGGGTAGCGCACCTGCTGCGGCTCCGGCTAAAGCAGAAGCGGCACCGGCTGCGGCTGCACCAGCGGCCTCTGGCGCGAAAGACGTTAACGTTCCGGATATCGGCGGTGACGAAGTTGAAGTGACTGAAGTGATGGTGAAAGTGGGCGACAAAGTTGCCGCTGAGCAGTCACTGATCACCGTAGAAGGCGACAAAGCCTCTATGGAAGTCCCGGCTCCGTTCGCAGGTACCGTGAAAGAAATTAAAATCAGCGCTGGCGACAAAGTGTCTACCGGTTCTCTGATTATGGTCTTCGAAGTGGAAGGCGCTGCCCCTGCGGCGGCTCCGGCTGCTGCTCCAGCACCTGCTGCTGCCGCACCGGCGCAAGCTTCAAAAGCGGCTGCACCTGCTGCTAAAGCGGAAGGTAAATCTGAGTTCGCTGAAAACGATGCTTACGTTCACGCTACTCCGCTGATTCGCCGTCTGGCACGCGAGTTCGGCGTAAACCTGGCGAAAGTGAAAGGGACTGGCCGTAAAGGTCGTATCCTGCGCGAAGACGTTCAGACTTACGTGAAAGATGCGGTGAAACGCGCTGAAGCGGCACCTGCTGCTACCGGCGGCGGTATCCCGGGCATGCTGCCATGGCCAAAAGTGGACTTCAGCAAGTTTGGTGAAGTGGAAGAAGTTGAGCTGGGCCGTATCCAGAAAATCTCTGGTGCGAACCTGAGCCGTAACTGGGTGATGATCCCGCACGTTACGCACTTCGACAAAACTGATATCACCGATCTGGAAGCGTTCCGTAAACAGCAGAACGCAGAAGCTGAGAAGCGCCGTCTGGATGTGAAATTCACGCCAGTGGTCTTCATCATGAAAGCGGTTGCTGCGGCGCTTGAGCAGATGCCACGTTTCAACAGCTCTCTGTCTGAAGACGCGCAGCGTCTGACGCTGAAGAAATACATCAACATCGGTGTTGCGGTTGATACGCCAAATGGTCTGGTTGTTCCAGTCTTCAAAGACGTGAACAAGAAGAGCATTACTGAGCTGTCCCGTGAACTGACCGTGATTTCCAAGAAAGCGCGTGATGGTAAGCTGACTGCCGGCGAAATGCAGGGCGGTTGCTTCACTATCTCCAGCATCGGCGGCTTGGGTACAACCCACTTCGCACCGATCGTTAACGCGCCGGAAGTGGCAATCCTCGGGGTTTCCAAATCCGCGATGGAACCTGTGTGGAATGGTAAAGAGTTCGTGCCGCGTCTGATGATGCCAATCTCTCTTTCCTTCGACCACCGCGTGATCGATGGGGCTGATGGTGCGCGCTTTATCACCATCATCAACAACACCCTGAGCGACATTCGCCGCCTGGTGATGTAA